A genomic region of Alnus glutinosa chromosome 11, dhAlnGlut1.1, whole genome shotgun sequence contains the following coding sequences:
- the LOC133881471 gene encoding UPF0481 protein At3g47200-like — MEESSTPKIQEANALIINVNEIAEIQREANTSTQTEELHSEANASIENEDRDTQLVNDITKMLESSEPSLSPKCCIYRVPHDVRKLNEEAYTPQFISIGPFHHGDKRLEIMEKLKVRYFKQFVKKATLNVKKLVSIVRDKEGDVRRCYAESIQLSSDDCVKLILMDASFIIVFFLMCQLEEWRSDDDLIVVTPRMMTTIVKDMWLLENQLPFFVIKEIFNFAFGSFSNFPSFAQLIFGFFRGYNTKKMSPDPNLEIMHFLDLLRTFFLPQSRRLPQRGNDVGVKPLYSASHLHDAGVKFKVGLSKCLFDLKFTNGVLEIPCLKLYNDTESLFGNLVALEQYRYLFDAYVTDYICVLDFLIDTVTDVDLLVGNKILVNGLGDSNAVTTLVNNLSKNNVTYLNSNSNYCNLYEDLNTFYFRHIWKARFRRDYFATLRRDFLSTPWITASTIGAIILLVLTLIQTVCSIISL, encoded by the coding sequence ATGGAAGAATCATCGACTCCAAAAATTCAAGAAGCAAATGCTTTAATAATAAATGTGAATGAAATTGCTGAAATTCAAAGGGAAGCAAACACTTCAACTCAAACTGAAGAACTTCATAGTGAAGCAAATGCTTCAATCGAAAATGAAGATCGAGACACACAATTGGTAAATGACATCACAAAAATGTTAGAAAGCTCGGAGCCTTCCTTATCACCTAAATGTTGTATCTATAGGGTTCCACATGATGTTCGCAAATTGAATGAAGAAGCCTATACTCCTCAATTTATATCAATAGGACCTTTTCACCATGGTGATAAAAGATTGGAAATCATGGAAAAGCTTAAAGTGAGATATTTCAAGCAATTTGTGAAAAAGGCTACTTTAAATGTGAAGAAATTAGTAAGCATTGTAAGGGATAAGGAAGGAGATGTCCGTCGTTGTTATGCAGAGAGTATCCAACTTAGCAGTGATGATTGTGTGAAATTGATCCTGATGGATGCGAGCTTcattattgtgtttttcttgatgTGCCAGCTTGAAGAATGGAGGAGTGACGATGACTTAATAGTAGTTACACCACGAATGATGACTACTATAGTTAAGGACATGTGGTTgcttgaaaatcaacttcctttctttgttaTAAAGGAAATATTCAACTTTGCATTTGGATCTTTCTCAAACTTCCCTTCTTTCGCTCAGCTTATCTTTGGATTCTTTAGAGGTTACAACACTAAAAAAATGTCTCCTGATCCAAATTTGGAAATAATGCACTTCCTTGATTTGTTGAGAACCTTTTTTTTGCCTCAATCACGTAGGCTTCCACAAAGAGGCAATGACGTTGGAGTCAAGCCTTTGTACAGTGCAAGCCACTTGCACGATGCAGGAGTGAAGTTTAAGGTGGGCTTAAGCAAATGCTTATTTGACTTAAAATTTACAAACGGAGTGCTAGAAATACCATGCttaaaattatacaatgatacagAGTCTCTTTTTGGAAACCTTGTGGCCTTGGAACaatatcgctatctgtttgatGCTTATGTTACCGATTATATTTGCGTATTAGATTTCCTTATCGACACTGTCACAGATGTAGATTTACTTGTAGGAAACAAGATCCTAGTTAATGGTTTAGGCGACAGCAATGCAGTGACAACTTTGGTCAACAATCTCAGCAAAAATAATGTTACATATTTGAACTCAAACTCCAACTATTGTAATCTCTATgaagatttgaatacattctaTTTTCGTCATATTTGGAAGGCTAGGTTCAGGCGTGATTATTTTGCTACCTTGAGACGTGATTTTCTTAGCACTCCTTGGATAACTGCTTCTACTATAGGTGCTATTATCCTTTTGGTACTCACTCTCATACAAACTGTATGCTCTATTATCTCATTATGA
- the LOC133881469 gene encoding protein STICHEL-like — MSETRVGDPSKLHLKRELTQIRKAARVLRDPGTSSSWKSPLNSSRSVAPAAAASTWKNLLQSDQFQNNNGKDKEKRVFLYNWKSHKSSSEKSAAKAKNEDDDDDDDGDDGSSSSALGGSVDDSLSDARNGGDSKSESRSSIFRCRDANPVSSANIKKKKKKKSKKSNAHLDVLSKYQHKHSIVGRNLVNSKRLFQGHPSMALSRDDSVEQSDDTEEYSNSEEFRRISGASPLLLKLKHKNNWSHSSASFLRKSSLREDSSYSYSTPALSTSSYNMYRNRDPSTVGSWDGTTTSINDGDDEVDDHLDLPGRQGCGIPCYWSKRTPKHRGVCRGCYSPSLSDTIRRKGSIILCGSQAMYPRRRRRSSAASSNKLSIASRSAQGVLPLLGDGGRGGSSIGTGRSDDELSTNFGELDLEALSRLDGRRWSSSCRSHEGLEIVALNGEVEEEGTPDNIGSFSQKYKPMFFGELIGQNIVVQSLINATIRGRIAPVYLFQGPRGTGKTSTARIFASALNCLAPDETKPCGYCRECTDFISGKSRDLLEVDGTNKKGIDRVRYLLKKLSVGSSSTFSRYKVFVIDECHLLPSKTWLAFLKFLEEPPQRVVFILITTDLDNVPRTIQSRCQKYLFNKIKDNDIVARLRNISANENLDVESDALDLIALNADGSLRDAETMLEQLSLLGKRITTSLVNELVGVVSDEKLLELLELAMSSDTAETVKRARELMDSGVDPLVLMSQLASLIMDIIAGTYNIVDAKGGDSLLGGRSLTEAELERLKHALRLLSEAEKQLRVSSERSTWFTATLLQLGSIPSTDFTHSGSSWRQSCKTTEDDPSSASREVAACKQKSDAQYIPRKPTSPASLRKAISANPSHLGELLSRVDVFSSDSKQSQSQSVDGGSLAASCNDVMVGNMMFKCINSEKLDDVWAHCIERCHSKTLRQLLDAHGKLVSISEVEGFLVAFIAFGDADIKSRAERFLSSITNAMEMVLRCSVEVRIILLPDSEASINGVKLVELPEGLKKAETAVATDWEKKAVHKNTINGFSNCSRLLDETYRSTSGSSDLMADGNVQTSDMRERRQEIPMQRIESIIREQRLETAWLQTAEKGTPGSLSRLKPEKNQVLPQDGIYCQDQMESLNTTAYSSQHWEDELNHELKVLKINNGSVLQKDQNGRRLDRFPMSPSFLHDKSLVGNSNKDNRGYESGSGTGGCSGLFCWNNTKPHKRERVKGTSARPHKGGRFSLFGDCSRPKKTESRSRS; from the exons ATGTCAGAAACGAGGGTCGGTGATCCAAGCAAGCTCCACTTGAAGAGGGAGCTCACTCAAATCCGAAAAGCGGCGCGGGTTTTACGCGATCCAGGTACAAGTTCCTCTTGGAAATCCCCTCTCAATTCCTCAAGATCTGTAGCACCAGCTGCTGCTGCTTCAACTTGGAAGAACTTGTTACAGTCTGATCAGTTCCAAAATAACAATGGGAAGGACAAGGAGAAGAGGGTGTTCCTGTACAATTGGAAGAGCCACAAATCCTCAAGCGAGAAGAGCGCAGCAAAGGCCAAGAATGAGGATGATGACGATGACGATGACGGTGATGAtggatcttcttcttcagctctcGGGGGGAGTGTTGATGATAGCCTGAGCGATGCGCGTAATGGTGGGGATTCAAAAAGCGAAAGCCGTTCTTCCATTTTCAGATGTAGGGATGCAAATCCTGTGTCATCGGCCaatattaagaagaagaagaagaagaagagtaagAAATCTAATGCCCATTTGGATGTTTTATCAAAATATCAACATAAACATTCTATTGTTGGTAGGAACTTAGTTAATTCGAAACGGTTGTTCCAGGGTCATCCTTCTATGGCATTAAGCCGGGATGACTCGGTCGAGCAATCTGATGATACTGAAGAGTATAGTAATTCCGAGGAGTTTAGGCGAATTTCGGGGGCATCTCCATTGCTTTTGAAACTTAAGCATAAGAACAATTGGTCTCACTCGTCGGCTAGTTTTTTGAGAAAAAGTAGTCTAAGAGAGGATTCTTCTTATTCATATAGTACACCGGCATTGTCAACTAGTTCTTATAATATGTATCGTAATCGAGACCCGAGTACTGTTGGGTCTTGGGATGGCACTACAACTTCAATcaatgatggggatgatgaggtgGATGATCATTTGGATTTGCCGGGTCGCCAGGGATGTGGTATTCCTTGTTATTGGTCCAAGAGGACACCCAAACATCGCGGTGTCTGTAGGGGTTGTTACTCTCCTTCACTATCCGATACTATAAGGAGGAAAGGGAGCATCATCTTGTGTGGAAGTCAAGCTATGTATCCTAGACGACGCCGACGATCATCAGCTGCAAGTTCCAACAAGCTGAGTATTGCTTCGAGAAGTGCTCAAGGCGTTCTCCCATTGCTTGGGGATGGTGGTAGAGGAGGCTCATCTATAGGAACTGGGAGGAGCGATGATGAACTCTCTACTAACTTTGGCGAGCTTGATTTGGAGGCTTTGAGTAGATTGGATGGAAGGAGGTGGTCATCCAGCTGTAGGAGTCATGAAGGATTAGAGATTGTAGCTCTTAATGGGGAAGTGGAAGAGGAAGGCACGCCGGACAATATCGGGAGTTTTAGCCAGAAGTATAAACCAATGTTCTTTGGTGAATTGATTGGGCAAAATATTGTGGTCCAGTCACTTATAAATGCCACTATTAGGGGTCGGATTGCCCCTGTTTATCTTTTCCAAGGTCCCCGTGGAACTGGAAAAACATCAACAGCCAGAATTTTTGCTTCTGCCTTGAATTGTCTGGCTCCTGATGAAACCAAGCCATGTGGGTACTGCAGGGAATGTACCGATTTCATCTCTGGAAAGAGTAGGGATCTATTGGAAGTTGATGGAACCAATAAGAAAGGAATCGATAGAGTTAGGTATCTATTGAAGAAGCTATCGGTAGGGTCCTCTTCAACCTTCTCACGATACAAGGTTTTTGTTATTGATGAGTGTCATTTGTTACCCTCTAAGACATGGCTGGCATTTCTCAAATTTCTTGAAGAACCACCACAGCGAGTTGTGTTCATACTAATAACAACAGATCTTGACAATGTGCCCCGTACCATACAATCACGGTGTCAGAAGtacctttttaataaaatcaaagaCAACGATATCGTAGCCAGGTTGCGGAATATTTCTGCTAATGAGAACCTGGATGTTGAATCGGATGCATTAGATCTGATTGCTCTGAATGCAGATGGTTCACTTCGAGACGCAGAAACTATGTTAGAACAGTTGAGTTTACTGGGAAAAAGAATTACTACATCTCTTGTAAATGAACTT GTGGGAGTTGTTTCAGATGAAAAATTACTGGAACTTTTGGAGTTGGCAATGTCGTCAGACACTGCAGAAACGGTGAAAAGAGCCAGAGAGTTGATGGACTCTGGGGTTGATCCACTGGTTTTGATGTCTCAACTGGCCAGTCTCATTATGGATATCATTGCTGGAACTTACAACATAGTTGATGCCAAAGGCGGTGATTCATTACTTGGTGGACGAAGTT TGACTGAAGCAGAATTGGAGAGATTAAAGCATGCTTTGAGGCTTCTTTCAGAGGCTGAGAAACAGCTAAGGGTTTCAAGTGAACGCTCAACATGGTTCACAGCAACTCTATTACAGCTTGGTTCGATTCCTTCTACAGACTTTACTCACTCTGGCAGCAGCTGGAGGCAGAGCTGTAAGACAACAGAGGACGACCCATCTAGTGCTTCAAGAGAAGTTGCTGCTTGCAAGCAGAAATCAGATGCTCAATATATACCTCGAAAACCAACTTCTCCTGCTTCCTTGCGCAAAGCAATAAGTGCCAATCCCAGCCATCTAGGGGAACTATTGTCACGGGTTGATGTTTTCAGTTCCGATTCCAAGCAGTCACAAAGCCAGTCTGTCGATGGCGGTTCCTTGGCAGCCTCATGTAATGATGTTATGGTTGGAAATATGATGTTTAAATGCATAAACTCAGAAAAGTTGGATGATGTCTGGGCACATTGTATTGAGAGGTGCCATTCAAAGACACTGAGGCAGCTGCTGGATGCTCATGGAAAGCTTGTGTCTATCTCTGAAGTTGAAG GTTTTCTTGTTGCTTTTATTGCATTTGGAGATGCAGATATTAAATCTAGAGCAGAAAGGTTTTTGAGCAGTATCACAAACGCAATGGAAATGGTTCTGAGATGCAGTGTAGAGGTTAGAATCATCCTTTTGCCAGATAGCGAGGCTTCTATAAATGGTGTGAAGCTGGTTGAGTTACCAGAAGGTCTGAAGAAGGCAGAAACAGCTGTAGCAACTGACTGGGAAAAGAAGGCAGTTCACAAAAACACAATAAATGGTTTTTCTAATTGTTCTCGATTGCTTGATGAAACCTATCGATCTACCTCTGGTTCATCAGACTTAATGGCTGATGGAAATGTTCAAACCAGTgatatgagagagagaagacagGAGATTCCAATGCAGAGAATAGAGTCCATTATTCGTGAGCAAAGGCTAGAAACTGCCTGGTTGCAGACTGCAGAAAAAGGCACACCCGGATCATTGAGTCGTTTGAAACCGGAGAAGAATCAAGTCCTGCCTCAAGATGGCATTTATTGTCAAGATCAGATGGAGTCCTTGAACACAACGGCGTACTCCTCTCAgcattgggaagatgaattaAATCATGAACTCAAAGTTTTGAAGATTAACAATGGAAGTGTCCTCCAGAAGGACCAAAATGGTCGAAGGCTTGATCGTTTTCCCATGTCCCCAAGTTTTTTGCATGATAAAAGTTTAGTGGGAAATTCCAATAAAGATAACCG GGGATATGAATCAGGGTCAGGAACTGGAGGTTGTAGTGGACTTTTCTGTTGGAATAACACCAAACCTCATAAGAGGGAAAGG GTTAAAGGGACCTCAGCTCGACCACACAAAGGTGGACGGTTTTCATTGTTTGGTGATTGCAGTAGGCCAAAGAAAACAGAGAGCAGATCTAGAAGTTAA
- the LOC133881573 gene encoding pentatricopeptide repeat-containing protein At1g14470 has translation MPHLGNIIISTLKHLTQLHANLVHNSLHHHNYWVALLLNHCTRIGAPLTYARLIFNSVPCPDGHVFTSMLKYYAHLGAHAEVVSLFRQMQCRGVRPGTFVYPILIRLAGNAGVLFHGHVIKLGHGLDRYARNGIIDMYAKCGPVEVARELFDEMHERTLADWNSMISGYWRWGNEVEARILFDMMPERNVITWTAMVSGYAKMGALKSAGRYFNEMPEKSVVSWNAMLSGYAQSGFAEEALRLFHDMMNTGVQPNETTWVIVISSLSLHGDPYLANSLVRKIDQKKIHLNCFVKTALVDMHAKCGSLETAQKLFGELGVFRNSVTWNSMISAYARVGDLTSARELFDKMPEKNAVSWNSMIAGYAQNGQSAMAIELFKEMTTTEDSRPDEVTMVSVLSACGHLGALKLGNWVVNILNGNHINLSISGYNSMIFMYSRCGSMEDAKRIFQEMVTRDVVSYNTLIAGFATHGHGKEAIELISKMKEEGIEPDRVTYVGVLTACSHAGLLEEGWKVFKSIQVPAVDHYACMVDLLGRLGELEEAKKLIESMPMKPHAGVYGSLLNASRIHKRVELGELAANNLFELEPYNSGNYILLSNIYASAGRWEDVDRVRATMRRVGVKKTIGWSWVEDKGKMHKFIVGDRSHEQSDDIYRILSELGRKMRRDGYTADKSCVLRDVEDEEKEEMVGTHSEKLAICFALLVSEAGALIRVVKNLRVCWDCHTAIKMISKLEQREIIVRDNNRFHRFSNGLCSCKDYW, from the coding sequence ATGCCACATTTAGGCAACATAATTATAAGCACTCTAAAACATTTAACACAGCTCCATGCAAACCTTGTTCACAACTCCCTCCACCACCACAACTACTGGGTGGCACTACTTCTCAATCACTGCACGCGCATCGGCGCGCCTCTGACCTACGCCCGTCTCATTTTCAACTCTGTGCCGTGCCCGGATGGCCATGTCTTTACCTCCATGCTCAAATATTACGCCCATTTGGGTGCTCATGCTGAAGTGGTTTCTTTGTTTAGACAAATGCAATGTCGCGGTGTAAGGCCTGGCACATTCGTGTACCCGATATTGATTAGATTGGCTGGCAACGCCGGCGTTCTGTTTCATGGCCATGTGATTAAATTGGGTCATGGTCTGGATCGTTACGCGCGCAATGGAATCATTGATATGTATGCAAAATGTGGCCCAGTTGAGGTTGCCAGGGAGTTGTTTGACGAAATGCATGAAAGGACTCTTGCGGATTGGAATTCAATGATTTCTGGGTACTGGAGGTGGGGTAATGAAGTTGAAGCACGTATACTCTTTGATATGATGCCTGAGCGGAATGTGATTACGTGGACAGCTATGGTCTCTGGGTATGCTAAGATGGGGGCCTTGAAGAGTGCAGGGAGGTATTTCAATGAGATGCCGGAGAAAAGTGTTGTCTCTTGGAATGCAATGCTATCAGGTTATGCTCAGAGTGGGTTTGCAGAGGAGGCTTTAAGATTGTTTCATGACATGATGAATACCGGTGTTCAACCAAATGAAACGACGTGGGTTATTGTTATTTCATCGCTGTCGTTGCATGGGGATCCTTACCTTGCAAACTCTCTAGTCAGAAAAATCGACCAGAAGAAGATACATTTAAATTGTTTTGTCAAGACTGCGCTGGTTGATATGCACGCAAAGTGTGGGAGCCTTGAGACTGCCCAAAAACTTTTTGGTGAACTGGGTGTGTTTAGGAATTCTGTAACATGGAATTCCATGATTTCGGCATATGCAAGGGTTGGGGATTTGACTTCGGCTAGAGAGCTTTTTGATAAGATGCCTGAGAAGAATGCTGTCTCGTGGAACTCGATGATTGCAGGTTATGCTCAAAATGGGCAGTCAGCTATGGCAATTGAGCTCTTCAAAGAGATGACTACTACTGAAGACTCAAGGCCAGATGAGGTGACCATGGTGAGTGTTTTGTCAGCGTGTGGACATCTTGGGGCATTGAAATTGGGCAATTGGGTTGTGAACATCCTCAATGGAAACCATATCAATCTCAGCATCTCAGGATACAACTCTATGATTTTCATGTACTCTAGATGTGGGAGCATGGAAGATGCCAAGAGGATATTCCAAGAAATGGTAACAAGAGATGTTGTCTCCTACAACACATTGATTGCAGGGTTTGCAACTCATGGACATGGAAAGGAAGCCATTGAACTAATTTCAAAGATGAAAGAAGAAGGTATTGAACCAGACCGCGTAACCTATGTTGGTGTCCTGACAGCATGCAGCCATGCGGGATTATTGGAAGAAGGTTGGAAGGTCTTCAAATCAATCCAAGTTCCTGCTGTAGATCACTATGCATGCATGGTTGATTTGCTAGGTCGACTGGGTGAACTGGAGGAAGCTAAAAAGTTAATTGAAAGCATGCCAATGAAACCACACGCAGGAGTTTATGGGTCTCTATTAAATGCTAGCCGGATTCACAAAAGAGTTGAACTTGGGGAGCTGGCTGCAAACAATCTCTTTGAGCTTGAACCATACAATTCGGGAAATTATATTTTGCTTTCCAACATTTATGCTTCAGCAGGGAGGTGGGAAGATGTCGATAGGGTCCGGGCAACAATGAGAAGAGTGGGAGTGAAGAAGACAATTGGATGGAGTTGGGTAGAAGACAAGGGTAAAATGCACAAGTTCATAGTAGGAGATAGATCGCATGAACAATCAGACGACATCTATAGGATTTTGTCAGAATTGGGAAGGAAGATGAGGAGGGATGGGTATACGGCTGATAAAAGCTGTGTGCTGAGAGACGTTGAAGACGAGGAGAAAGAGGAGATGGTGGGAACTCATAGTGAGAAATTGGCCATTTGTTTTGCTCTTCTTGTTAGTGAAGCAGGGGCACTAATTAGGGTGGTGAAGAATTTAAGGGTATGTTGGGACTGCCATACAGCTATTAAGATGATCTCCAAGTTGGAGCAAAGGGAGATAATTGTGAGGGATAATAATAGGTTTCACCGCTTCAGTAATGGGCTCTGTTCTTGCAAAGATTACTGGTAA
- the LOC133881574 gene encoding PHD finger protein ALFIN-LIKE 6, with the protein MEGIPHPIPRTVEEVFQDFKGRRAGLIKALTNDVEKFYQQCDPEKENLCLYGLPNETWEVNLPVEEVPPELPEPALGINFARDGMQEKDWLSLVAVHSDSWLLAVAFYFGARFGFGKNERKRLFQMINDLPTIFEVVTGNVKQSKDQSATNNSSKSKLSGKTSRQPEPLTKGVKMSPPPKEDDESGEEDEEDDEQGATCGACGDNYGTDEFWICCDVCERWFHGKCVKITPAKAEHIKQYKCPSCSNKRARV; encoded by the exons ATGGAGGGAATACCGCATCCGATACCGAGAACAGTGGAGGAGGTTTTCCAAGATTTCAAGGGTAGACGCGCGGGTTTGATCAAGGCCCTCACCAATG ATGTCGAAAAGTTTTACCAGCAGTGCGATCCCG AGAAGGAAAACTTGTGTCTATATGGGCTTCCAAATGAGACATGGGAAGTTAATCTGCCCGTTGAGGAAGTCCCTCCTGAGCTTCCCGAGCCAGCATTAGGTATTAACTTTGCTAGGGATGGGATGCAAGAAAAGGACTGGTTATCACTGGTTGCAGTTCACAGTGATTCGTGGTTGCTTGCTGTTGCATTCTATTTTGGTGCACGCTTTGGATTTGGTAAGAACGAAAG GAAGAGGCTTTTCCAGATGATAAATGATCTCCCAACCATATTTGAAGTTGTGACGGGCAATGTCAAGCAATCAAAGGACCAATCTGCTACTAACAACAGTAGCAAAAGCAAATTAAGTGGAAAGACG TCCCGACAACCTGAGCCCCTGACCAAGGGAGTGAAGATGTCTCCACCGCCCAAAGAAGATGATGAGAGtggggaagaagatgaagaagatgatgaacaGGGTGCAACTTGTGGGGCCTGTGGGGATAACTATGGTACCGACGAGTTTTGGATTTGCTGTGATGTGTGCGAGAGATGGTTCCATGGCAAATGTGTAAAAATCACACCTGCAAAGGCCGAGCATATCAAGCAGTACAAGTGCCCAAGTTGCAGTAACAAGAGAGCTAGAGTTTAA
- the LOC133882909 gene encoding uncharacterized protein LOC133882909, which yields MSNSWVRALSVGERHYGLVGLLHRSTSRVTNPIPTIFKERGHLHSIAQSRHAIKIISESLFSGSSSNSNRRTSSILNCCRSILSLHSPSLVQVTAGLCTLTENEPSDSDSCNGASGHFEESTVDFGSDVDDDVTRKKVKGVYGKPVDFTKVEVNLLPTVIIVGRPNVGKSALFNRLIRRREALVYNTPEDHVTRDVREGVAKLSDLRFRVLDSAGLETEASSGSILDRTSRMTANVLARSQIAVFLIDVRAGLHPLDMEVGRWLRRHAPGMKPIVAMNKSESLFDGSNSLKAAADEVYRLGFGDPIAISAETGLGMTELYEALKPMLEDYMLHVLNDEDNQGNSEDSRPTEVEESKVPLQLAIVGRPNVGKSTLLNTLLQEERVLVGPEAGLTRDSIRAHFEFQGRTIYLVDTAGWLQRTKQEKGASSLSIMQSRKNLMRAHVVALVLDAEEIANARRSMTHDEVVIARRAVEEGRGLVVIVNKMDLLRGKKNHTLYANVMEAVPQEIQSVIPQVTGIPVVFISALEGRGRIAVIRQVVDTYEKWCLRLSTACLNRWLRKVMSRHSWKHQAAQPKIKYFTQVKARPPTFVAFVSGKRQLLDTDLRFLTKSLKEDFDLGGIPIRIMQRLVSRKGADSTSKGSQSSGRLSDQRIMSDKRGVSA from the exons ATGTCTAACTCATGGGTTCGAGCTCTTTCAGTCGGTGAGAGGCATTATGGTCTTGTTGGTCTCCTCCATAGGAGCACCTCTCGTGTGACTAACCCAATCCCAACTATCTTCAAAGAGAGAGGCCACCTTCATTCTATAGCACAGTCTCGTCATGCTATCAAGATCATATCAG AGTCGCTATTTAGTGGTTCCTCTAGCAATAGCAACCGTAGGACATCTTCGATTTTGAATTGCTGCAGATCAATCTTGAGCTTGCATTCGCCTAGTCTGGTTCAAGTTACGGCGGGACTTTGCACACTGACTGAAAATGAACCGTCAGATTCTGATTCATGCAATGGTGCAAGTGGCCATTTTGAAGAGTCAACTGTTGATTTTGGATCTGATGTCGATGATGATGTTACTAGAAAGAAAGTTAAAGGCGTGTATGGAAAACCAGTGGACTTCACGAAAGTTGAAGTTAATTTGCTTCCAACTGTGATAATTGTCGGGCGCCCAAACGTGGGCAAGTCAGCATTATTTAACCG tttaattcggAGGAGGGAGGCTCTTGTATATAACACACCCGAAGATCATGTTACTCGTGATGTACGAGAAGGCGTTGCCAAATTAAGTGATTTGCGATTTAGAGTATTGGATTCTGCTGGCTTAGAAACAGAAGCATCTTCAGGGTCTATTCTTGACAGAACTTCAAGAATGACTGCAAATGTGCTGGCAAGGTCTCAGATTGCAGTCTTCCTGATAGATGTGAG AGCTGGACTTCATCCCCTTGATATGGAGGTTGGAAGGTGGTTACGCAGACATGCTCCTGGAATGAAACCTATAGTGGCAATGAATAAATCTGAATCACTTTTTGATGGTAGTAACTCTCTTAAGGCAGCTGCTGATGAAGTCTATAGGCTAGGATTTGGGGATCCTATTGCTATATCTGCCGAGACTGGACTTGGTATGACAGAACTTTATGAAGCTCTTAAGCCTATGCTTGAAGATTATATGCTTCATGTCTTGAATG ATGAAGATAATCAGGGCAATAGCGAGGATAGTAGACCTACTGAGGTTGAGGAAAGTAAGGTGCCATTACAGTTAGCAATTGTAGGACGGCCTAATGTTGGAAAGTCAACCTTGCTAAATACATTGTTACAAGAAGAACGTGTTTTGGTGGGTCCAGAAGCTGGTTTGACAAGAGATTCAATTAGAGCTCATTTTGAATTTCAAGGGAGAACAATATATCTG GTTGATACCGCAGGCTGGTTGCAGAGGACAAAACAGGAGAAAGGAGCATCATCCTTGAGCATTATGCAGTCAAGAAAGAATCTAATGAGGGCTCATGTAGTTGCTTTGGTCCTTGATGCAGAAGAG ATTGCAAATGCTAGAAGAAGTATGACTCATGATGAAGTAGTTATAGCAAGACGAGCAGTGGAAGAAGGGCGTGGTTTGGTTGTGATCGTGAACAAGATGGATCTtctaagaggaaaaaaaaatcatactttaTATGCGAATGTCATGGAAGCTGTTCCTCAAGAAATTCAGTCAGTGATACCCCAG GTGACAGGAATACCAGTTGTATTCATTTCAGCATTGGAGGGAAGGGGCCGGATAGCTGTCATCCGTCAGGTCGTTGATACATATGAAAAATGGTGTTTAAGATTGTCCACAGCATGTCTGAATCGTTGGTTGCGTAAGGTAATGAGCAGGCATTCTTGGAAACATCAGGCTGCACAACCCAAGATCAAGTACTTCACCCAGGTGAAGGCCCGGCCACCTACTTTTGTTGCCTTTGTGAGTGGGAAGAGACAACTCTTGGATACAGACCTCAGGTTCCTAACAAAGTCATTGAAGGAAGACTTCGATTTGGGTGGAATTCCCATTCGGATCATGCAACGGTTGGTTTCTAGAAAAGGCGCAGACAGCACTAGCAAGGGCAGCCAATCTTCTGGCAGATTGTCTGATCAGAGGATAATGTCTGACAAGAGAGGTGTCTCTGCTTGA